One genomic segment of Ancylobacter sp. IITR112 includes these proteins:
- a CDS encoding [protein-PII] uridylyltransferase gives MTEPRRRPDHPFKELFDIDAMRAELGTLAREVLGTSRSGREIELRTQMARRLKAAYQHGHMVAERWLMEDGSGRRCAERLSRLQDEIIALVHELAVKTLYPSDNPSTSERMAIVAVGGYGRGLMAPGSDTDILFLLPYKQTAWGESVAEAILYVLWDMGLKVGHSTRSVDECIRQARGDMTIRTALLEARLLIGDKNLFDELTARFDKEVVQGTAAEFVAAKLGEREERLKRAGQSRYVVEPNVKDGKGGLRDLHTLFWIAKYVYRVHETRELVAKGVFTAEEAKIFRRCENFLWSVRCHLHFLAGKAEERLSFDLQREMAERLGYVSHPGLKDVERFMKHYFLVAKDVGDLTAIVSAALEERHDKPVPRLDRMIARLRRSGRRTLKESADFIVDNDRINVADSSAFGRDPLNLIRIFHLAGKHGLNFHPDAMRLATRSLKLIDHNLRENPEANRLFVEILTSKESPEIVLRRMNETGVLGRFIPEFGRIVAMMQFNMYHSYTVDEHLIRSIGALSRIERGDRPDYGLANELMPTIKNRQLLYIAVLLHDIAKGRPEDHSIAGARVARRLCPRFGLSPVDTDTVAWLIEQHLTMSTIAQSRDLSDRKTIENFASVVQNLERMKLLLILTTADIRAVGPGVWNNWKSQLLRTLYHETEPVITGGFSESNRNQRVARAQQELRGALGDWDSAELDAYLGRHYPTYWLQTDREHQMEHARFIRETEAQGKALATRAVTDPSRGITELTVFAPDHPKLLAVIAGACASAGAHIVDAQISTTTDGRALDTISLTRAFEQDEDELRRADRIAAAIEKSLSGEIKLPEVVARRIPKRPRAFTVEPEVTLNNSWSNRHTVIEVSGLDRPGLLYGLTQTLSRLNLNIASAHIATFGERAVDVFYVTDLMGAKIMGAARHSAIRRALLQVLDADDEANAA, from the coding sequence ATGACCGAACCCCGCCGCCGCCCCGACCATCCCTTCAAGGAACTGTTCGACATCGACGCCATGCGGGCCGAACTCGGCACGCTGGCGCGCGAGGTGCTGGGCACCAGCCGCTCTGGCCGCGAGATCGAACTGCGCACGCAGATGGCCCGCCGCCTGAAAGCCGCCTATCAGCACGGCCATATGGTCGCCGAGCGCTGGCTGATGGAGGACGGTTCCGGCCGGCGCTGTGCCGAACGGCTCTCGCGCCTGCAGGACGAGATCATCGCGCTGGTGCACGAACTGGCGGTGAAGACGCTCTACCCCTCGGACAACCCCTCCACCTCCGAGCGCATGGCGATCGTCGCCGTCGGCGGCTATGGCCGCGGCCTGATGGCGCCGGGCTCGGACACCGACATTCTGTTCCTGCTGCCCTACAAGCAGACCGCCTGGGGCGAGAGCGTCGCCGAAGCCATTCTCTATGTGCTGTGGGACATGGGGCTGAAGGTCGGCCACTCCACCCGCTCGGTCGATGAGTGCATCCGCCAGGCGCGCGGCGACATGACCATCCGCACCGCGCTGCTGGAAGCCCGCCTGCTGATCGGCGACAAAAACCTGTTCGACGAGTTGACCGCACGCTTCGACAAGGAGGTGGTGCAGGGCACGGCCGCCGAATTCGTCGCCGCCAAGCTCGGCGAGCGCGAGGAGCGGCTGAAGCGCGCCGGCCAGTCGCGCTATGTCGTCGAGCCGAATGTGAAGGACGGCAAGGGCGGCCTGCGCGACCTGCACACGCTGTTCTGGATCGCCAAATATGTCTATCGCGTCCACGAGACGCGCGAACTCGTCGCCAAGGGCGTCTTCACGGCGGAGGAAGCCAAGATCTTCCGCCGCTGCGAGAATTTCCTCTGGTCGGTGCGCTGCCACCTGCATTTCCTCGCCGGCAAGGCGGAGGAGCGCCTGTCCTTCGACCTGCAGCGCGAAATGGCCGAGCGGCTCGGCTATGTCTCCCATCCCGGGCTGAAGGATGTGGAGCGCTTCATGAAGCACTATTTCCTCGTGGCCAAGGATGTCGGCGACCTCACCGCCATCGTCTCCGCCGCGCTGGAAGAGCGCCACGACAAGCCGGTGCCGCGGCTCGACCGGATGATCGCGCGGCTGCGCCGCTCCGGCCGGCGCACGCTGAAGGAAAGCGCCGACTTCATCGTCGACAATGACCGCATCAATGTCGCCGATTCCAGCGCCTTCGGCCGCGACCCGCTGAACCTCATCCGCATCTTCCATCTCGCCGGCAAGCACGGGCTGAACTTCCACCCGGACGCGATGCGTCTCGCCACGCGCTCGCTCAAGCTGATCGACCACAATCTGCGCGAGAACCCGGAAGCCAACCGGCTGTTCGTCGAGATCCTCACCTCGAAGGAAAGCCCGGAAATCGTGCTGCGGCGGATGAACGAGACCGGCGTGCTCGGCCGCTTCATCCCCGAATTCGGCCGCATCGTCGCGATGATGCAGTTCAACATGTACCATTCCTACACGGTGGACGAGCACCTCATCCGCTCCATCGGCGCGCTCTCGCGCATCGAGCGCGGCGACCGGCCCGATTACGGCCTCGCCAACGAACTGATGCCGACCATCAAGAACCGGCAATTGCTCTACATCGCGGTGCTGCTGCACGACATCGCCAAGGGCCGGCCGGAGGACCATTCCATCGCCGGCGCCCGCGTCGCCCGCCGCCTGTGCCCGCGCTTCGGCCTCAGCCCGGTGGACACCGACACGGTGGCCTGGCTGATCGAACAGCACCTCACCATGTCCACCATCGCCCAGTCGCGCGACCTCTCCGACCGCAAGACGATCGAGAATTTCGCGAGCGTGGTGCAGAATCTGGAGCGGATGAAGCTTCTGCTCATCCTCACCACCGCCGACATCCGCGCCGTGGGGCCGGGCGTGTGGAACAATTGGAAGTCGCAGCTTCTGCGCACGCTCTATCACGAGACCGAGCCGGTCATCACCGGCGGCTTTTCCGAGAGCAACCGCAACCAGCGCGTCGCCCGCGCCCAGCAGGAGCTGCGCGGCGCGCTCGGCGACTGGGACAGCGCCGAGCTCGATGCCTATCTCGGCCGCCACTACCCCACCTACTGGCTGCAGACCGACCGCGAGCACCAGATGGAGCATGCCCGCTTCATCCGCGAGACCGAGGCGCAGGGCAAGGCGCTCGCCACCCGCGCCGTCACCGATCCCAGCCGCGGCATCACCGAGCTCACCGTCTTCGCCCCCGACCACCCCAAGCTGCTGGCAGTGATCGCCGGCGCCTGCGCCAGCGCCGGGGCGCATATCGTCGACGCCCAGATCAGCACCACCACCGACGGGCGCGCGCTCGACACCATCTCGCTGACCCGCGCCTTCGAGCAGGACGAGGACGAGCTGCGCCGCGCCGACCGCATCGCCGCCGCCATCGAGAAATCGCTTTCCGGCGAGATCAAGCTGCCGGAGGTGGTCGCCCGCCGCATCCCGAAGCGCCCGCGCGCCTTCACCGTCGAGCCGGAAGTGACGCTCAACAATTCCTGGTCGAACCGCCATACCGTGATCGAGGTGTCGGGGCTCGACCGGCCCGGCCTGCTCTACGGCCTCACCCAGACGCTGTCGCGGCTCAATCTCAACATCGCCTCCGCCCACATCGCCACCTTCGGCGAGCGGGCGGTGGACGTGTTCTACGTCACCGATCTGATGGGGGCGAAGATCATGGGCGCGGCGCGCCATTCCGCCATCCGCCGCGCGCTGCTGCAGGTGCTCGACGCCGATGACGAGGCCAATGCCGCCTGA
- a CDS encoding PRC-barrel domain-containing protein, whose product MTSKLATLTAAAALALAPAVAFAQSPAPETTTPPAASPVQPDAGNPQAPAAEMPATTPTPGTAGSTDSAAPAASAAATPAAPKFISAQSAGQWLGSDLMGTEVVTANDEKLGSISDVIVEREGEIIAVVIDVGGFLGIGAKPVAVSFESLTATPTDDGEKVVVSLTKEELNSAPEFKSLEQARSETPSTGTAPATTTN is encoded by the coding sequence ATGACCAGCAAGCTTGCGACACTCACCGCCGCCGCTGCCCTGGCGCTCGCCCCGGCGGTCGCCTTCGCCCAGAGCCCGGCTCCCGAGACCACCACCCCGCCGGCCGCCAGCCCGGTGCAGCCGGATGCCGGCAACCCGCAGGCTCCGGCCGCCGAAATGCCGGCGACCACCCCGACGCCGGGCACCGCCGGCTCGACCGACAGCGCCGCTCCGGCCGCGTCGGCCGCCGCGACCCCGGCCGCGCCGAAGTTCATCAGCGCGCAGAGCGCCGGCCAGTGGCTCGGCTCCGATCTGATGGGCACCGAAGTCGTCACCGCCAATGACGAGAAGCTCGGCTCGATCAGCGACGTGATCGTCGAGCGCGAAGGCGAAATCATCGCCGTGGTGATCGACGTGGGTGGTTTCCTCGGCATCGGCGCCAAGCCGGTCGCGGTCTCCTTCGAGTCGCTGACCGCCACCCCGACCGATGACGGCGAGAAGGTCGTCGTGTCGCTGACCAAGGAAGAGCTGAACTCGGCCCCGGAATTCAAGAGCCTTGAGCAGGCTCGTTCGGAGACCCCGAGCACCGGCACCGCGCCGGCCACCACCACTAACTGA
- a CDS encoding sensor histidine kinase, with protein MLDIALVDNAARWTTVLASLAIFVALVRLLYLRPNLSLRTRLLGLLLATLVLLFGVLSLLVIFDFGSTFPLLPMGVRIGIALLNLTGAVALWSNFAALIDMPAPRHVISEQRRLTLELATALQRYEMALRGSNVAIFTQDRDLRYTSVSKPLFGFPVERVLGSTDAELLGEGHAQALTLLKRDAVATSASRKGEIEIEEAGRKCWYDIHIDPLRDLAGTTVGLTGAAVDVTERKENEQHLRLLMRELTHRSKNLLAVIQAMARQTARHAGSIDNFVEIFSARLQALSKSHDLLVQESWYGASLNDMVRSQLGHHLDRENSQFTIDGPSLFLKPEAAQNIGLAIHELSTNAAKYGALSVPGGHVDITWMRRTPEAGGGFELTWRERGGPPVSKPAGRGFGSLVIERNLARALDGKVELDFAPTGLVCTVSVPESHLTPER; from the coding sequence ATGCTCGACATCGCTCTCGTCGACAACGCCGCGCGCTGGACCACCGTTCTGGCGTCGCTGGCGATTTTCGTCGCTCTGGTGCGCCTGCTCTACCTCAGGCCCAATCTGTCGCTGCGCACCCGGCTGCTGGGCCTGCTGCTCGCGACGCTGGTGCTGCTGTTCGGCGTGCTGTCCCTGCTGGTGATCTTCGACTTCGGCAGCACCTTTCCGCTGCTGCCGATGGGGGTGCGCATCGGCATCGCCCTGCTCAACCTCACCGGCGCGGTGGCGCTGTGGTCGAATTTCGCCGCGCTGATCGACATGCCGGCGCCGCGCCATGTGATCAGCGAGCAGCGCCGGCTGACGTTGGAACTGGCTACGGCACTGCAGCGCTACGAGATGGCGCTGCGCGGCTCCAATGTGGCGATCTTCACCCAGGATCGCGACCTTCGCTACACCTCGGTGAGCAAGCCCCTGTTCGGCTTTCCCGTGGAGCGGGTGCTCGGCTCGACTGATGCCGAACTTCTCGGTGAAGGCCACGCCCAGGCGCTCACCTTGCTCAAGCGCGACGCCGTCGCCACCTCCGCCTCGCGCAAGGGCGAGATCGAGATCGAGGAAGCCGGACGCAAATGCTGGTACGACATCCATATCGACCCGCTGCGCGACCTCGCCGGCACGACGGTCGGGCTCACCGGCGCTGCCGTCGATGTGACCGAGCGCAAGGAGAATGAGCAGCATCTGCGCCTGCTGATGCGCGAACTCACCCACCGCTCGAAGAATCTTCTGGCGGTGATCCAGGCGATGGCGCGCCAGACCGCCCGCCACGCTGGCTCGATCGACAATTTCGTCGAGATTTTCAGCGCGCGGCTGCAGGCGCTGTCGAAGTCGCACGACCTGCTGGTGCAGGAAAGCTGGTACGGCGCCTCGCTCAACGACATGGTCCGCTCCCAGCTCGGCCATCATCTCGACCGCGAGAACAGCCAGTTCACCATTGACGGCCCGAGCCTCTTCCTGAAGCCCGAGGCGGCGCAGAATATCGGCCTCGCCATCCACGAGCTTTCCACCAACGCCGCCAAATATGGGGCGCTGTCGGTGCCGGGCGGCCATGTCGACATCACCTGGATGAGGCGCACGCCGGAAGCCGGCGGCGGTTTCGAACTCACTTGGCGCGAGCGCGGCGGCCCGCCCGTGTCGAAGCCAGCCGGGCGCGGCTTCGGCTCTCTGGTGATTGAGCGCAACCTCGCCCGCGCGCTCGACGGCAAGGTCGAACTCGACTTCGCCCCCACCGGCCTTGTCTGCACCGTCAGCGTGCCCGAAAGCCACCTGACGCCCGAGCGCTGA
- a CDS encoding response regulator: MSTSQLVAQHLPFLRRYARALSGSQSAGDAYVTALLETLIADPSTLDRSIDPRVALYTLLTRLWDSVTLNAQVDATPAPLQGERRLGHITPVVRQAFLLVSLEGFSEEEAASILSIDVPTLRNLVEDAGRELAAEIATDVLIIEDEPFIALDLEGLVEGLGHRVTGIARTHTEAVDLARRKAPGLILADIQLADGSSGLDAVNELIENTEVPVIFITAYPERFLTGVRPEPAFLIAKPFQPSTVAAVISQALFFERRARPREQRATA, encoded by the coding sequence GTGAGCACTTCTCAACTTGTCGCGCAGCACCTGCCCTTTCTGCGCCGCTATGCGCGCGCGCTGAGCGGCAGCCAGTCGGCCGGCGACGCCTATGTTACGGCCCTGCTCGAAACGTTGATCGCCGACCCCTCGACGCTCGACCGTTCGATTGATCCTCGCGTCGCGCTCTATACCCTGCTCACGCGCCTGTGGGATTCGGTGACACTGAACGCCCAGGTCGACGCGACGCCCGCGCCGCTCCAGGGCGAGCGGCGTCTCGGCCATATCACCCCTGTGGTGCGCCAGGCGTTTCTGCTGGTGTCGCTGGAAGGTTTCTCGGAGGAAGAGGCGGCCAGCATCCTCTCCATCGACGTTCCAACACTGCGCAATCTGGTCGAGGATGCCGGGCGGGAACTGGCGGCGGAAATCGCCACCGACGTGCTGATCATCGAGGACGAACCCTTCATCGCGCTGGATCTCGAAGGCCTCGTCGAGGGTCTCGGCCACCGCGTCACCGGCATCGCCCGCACGCATACGGAAGCGGTGGATCTCGCCCGCCGCAAGGCGCCCGGCCTCATCCTCGCCGACATCCAGCTGGCGGACGGCTCCTCCGGCCTCGATGCGGTGAACGAGCTGATCGAGAACACCGAGGTGCCGGTGATCTTCATCACCGCCTATCCCGAGCGCTTCCTCACCGGCGTGCGCCCCGAGCCGGCCTTCCTGATCGCCAAGCCGTTCCAGCCCTCGACGGTCGCCGCCGTCATCAGCCAGGCGCTGTTCTTCGAACGACGCGCCCGCCCGCGGGAGCAGCGCGCCACTGCCTGA
- a CDS encoding NepR family anti-sigma factor → MSDDHSEGAAAAADGLSSSPLGGGKDTALGNEIQAKIGQHLRAMYDDVVRQGVPDRFMDLLSKLDKADTSSDGGGGRQ, encoded by the coding sequence ATGAGTGACGATCATTCGGAGGGCGCCGCCGCCGCAGCGGACGGTTTGTCCTCCTCGCCTCTCGGAGGCGGCAAGGACACCGCGCTCGGCAACGAGATCCAGGCCAAGATCGGCCAGCATCTGCGCGCCATGTATGACGATGTGGTGCGCCAGGGCGTGCCCGACCGGTTCATGGACCTGCTGTCCAAGCTCGACAAGGCGGACACCTCGTCCGATGGGGGCGGGGGGCGCCAGTGA
- a CDS encoding sigma-70 family RNA polymerase sigma factor has protein sequence MSRFDPTLRDEIIAAIPNLRAFAISLSGSVDRADDLVQETLLRAFANISSFRPGTNLPAWLFTILRNLFRSEYRKRRREVPDSDGAFAATLTSNPDQNTHLDFEDFRAALDQLPPDQREALVLVGASGFSYEEAADICECAVGTIKSRVNRARKRLGEMLALDDASDFGPDKTTRAVLAAERT, from the coding sequence GTGAGCCGATTTGACCCGACCCTGCGCGACGAGATCATCGCCGCCATCCCCAATCTGCGAGCTTTCGCCATCTCGCTCTCGGGCAGCGTCGACCGTGCCGACGACCTGGTGCAGGAAACGCTGCTGCGGGCCTTCGCCAATATTTCGAGCTTCCGGCCCGGCACCAATTTGCCGGCCTGGCTGTTCACCATCCTGCGCAACCTGTTCCGCTCGGAATATCGCAAGCGGCGGCGGGAGGTGCCGGATTCCGATGGCGCCTTCGCGGCGACGCTGACCAGCAATCCCGACCAGAACACGCATCTGGATTTCGAGGATTTCCGCGCCGCGCTCGACCAGCTTCCGCCGGATCAGCGCGAGGCGCTGGTGCTCGTCGGCGCGTCCGGTTTTTCCTATGAGGAAGCCGCCGATATCTGCGAGTGCGCGGTGGGCACCATCAAGAGCCGGGTGAACCGGGCGCGCAAGCGGCTCGGCGAGATGCTGGCGTTGGACGATGCCAGCGATTTCGGTCCCGACAAGACCACGCGGGCGGTTCTCGCCGCCGAGCGCACCTGA
- a CDS encoding DUF1328 domain-containing protein: MLGWALTFLVVALIAAVLGFGGIAGTAIEIAKIIFFVAIILFLVSAVVGFMRRGRAP; this comes from the coding sequence ATGCTGGGTTGGGCGCTGACCTTTCTCGTGGTGGCACTGATCGCCGCCGTGCTCGGTTTCGGCGGCATCGCCGGGACCGCGATCGAAATCGCCAAGATCATCTTCTTTGTCGCCATCATCCTGTTCCTCGTGTCGGCGGTGGTCGGCTTCATGCGCCGGGGGCGGGCGCCCTGA
- a CDS encoding class I SAM-dependent methyltransferase: MSLRNWVKSCVPPAVLARLRAIRARFAPPHPIQAFVYSDAREVREDIARKYGEVGDMLTYFAGHDVGVVHKWHHYIPLYERYFAPYRGRPVRLLEIGVSKGGSLWMWRRYFGPDAVIYGIDIDPACAAYDGVAGQVRIGSQVDVAFLHRVVDEMGGVDIVLDDGSHLMEHLPVTLEALFGRLSDGGLYMVEDLHTAYWREYGGGYGSRRNFFRYVDGIIADMHRWYHRHKLVHPAVSARCTGIHIHDSMVILEKGPVYPPVSSQVGTEAPASPN; the protein is encoded by the coding sequence ATGAGCCTGCGAAACTGGGTAAAATCTTGTGTGCCGCCGGCTGTGCTGGCGCGCCTGCGCGCCATCCGCGCGCGCTTCGCGCCGCCGCATCCGATCCAGGCGTTCGTCTACAGCGATGCGCGCGAGGTGCGCGAGGATATCGCCCGCAAATATGGTGAGGTGGGCGACATGCTCACTTATTTCGCCGGCCACGATGTGGGTGTCGTCCACAAATGGCACCATTACATCCCGCTCTATGAGCGCTATTTCGCGCCCTATCGCGGCCGGCCGGTGCGGCTGCTGGAGATCGGCGTCAGCAAGGGCGGCAGCCTGTGGATGTGGCGCCGCTATTTCGGCCCGGACGCGGTCATTTACGGCATTGATATCGACCCGGCCTGCGCAGCCTATGATGGCGTGGCCGGTCAGGTTCGGATCGGCTCGCAGGTCGATGTGGCGTTCCTCCACCGCGTGGTGGATGAAATGGGCGGCGTGGATATCGTCCTCGACGATGGCAGCCATCTCATGGAGCATCTTCCGGTGACGCTGGAGGCGCTATTCGGCCGGCTGTCGGATGGCGGCCTCTACATGGTCGAGGATCTGCACACCGCCTATTGGCGCGAATATGGCGGCGGCTATGGCAGCCGGCGCAATTTCTTCCGCTATGTCGACGGCATCATCGCCGACATGCATCGCTGGTATCACCGCCACAAGCTGGTGCACCCCGCCGTCAGCGCGCGCTGCACGGGCATCCACATCCATGATTCGATGGTGATCCTCGAAAAGGGGCCGGTCTACCCGCCGGTTTCGTCCCAAGTCGGTACGGAGGCGCCCGCCTCCCCGAACTGA
- a CDS encoding LysR family transcriptional regulator, whose protein sequence is MIDRFELLLALAKERHFGRAAEACGVTQPTLSAGLKQLEEQLGVRLVERGSRFIGFTPEGERALQWARRVIGDVRAMRQEIAGMRKGLSGHLRIAAIPTAMPMLSELTTPFHSKHADVRFTLISASSNEVLRLIENLEADAGITYLDNDPLGRVQTVPLYREGYRFLTSVDSPLGDSAKVTWEEIGQVPLCLLTPDMQNRRIVDKQLAEAGHAVTPKLEANSTLALLSHVRTGQWASVVANTLADVFAFPASIRSIPIEGPEVLHQMGLVVLDREPMTPIVTALLAEARAVAPLLAARM, encoded by the coding sequence GTGATCGACCGCTTCGAACTTCTGCTTGCCCTCGCCAAGGAGCGCCATTTCGGCCGCGCGGCCGAGGCCTGCGGCGTCACCCAGCCCACGCTGTCAGCCGGCCTCAAGCAGTTGGAGGAACAGCTCGGCGTGCGGCTGGTGGAACGCGGCTCGCGCTTCATCGGCTTCACCCCGGAAGGGGAGCGCGCGCTGCAATGGGCGCGTCGGGTCATCGGCGATGTGCGTGCCATGCGCCAGGAAATCGCCGGCATGCGCAAGGGGCTTTCCGGCCATCTGCGCATCGCCGCGATTCCCACCGCCATGCCGATGCTCTCCGAGCTGACAACGCCTTTTCACAGCAAGCACGCCGATGTGCGCTTCACGCTGATTTCCGCCTCATCCAACGAGGTGCTGCGGCTGATCGAGAATCTGGAAGCCGACGCCGGCATCACCTATCTCGACAATGATCCGCTCGGCCGCGTGCAGACCGTGCCGCTCTACCGCGAGGGCTACCGCTTTCTCACCTCCGTCGATTCGCCGCTCGGCGACAGTGCCAAGGTGACATGGGAGGAAATCGGCCAGGTGCCGCTGTGCCTGCTGACCCCGGACATGCAGAACCGCCGCATCGTCGACAAGCAGCTCGCCGAGGCGGGCCATGCGGTGACGCCGAAGCTGGAGGCCAACTCCACCCTCGCTCTGTTGTCGCATGTTCGCACCGGCCAATGGGCGAGCGTGGTGGCCAACACCCTGGCGGATGTGTTCGCCTTTCCCGCCAGCATCCGCTCCATCCCCATCGAGGGGCCGGAAGTGCTGCACCAGATGGGCCTTGTGGTGCTCGACCGCGAGCCGATGACCCCGATCGTCACCGCCCTGCTGGCGGAAGCCCGCGCCGTCGCGCCCCTGCTCGCCGCGCGGATGTGA
- a CDS encoding DNA recombination protein RmuC yields MDQIVFTLGTQPVTLAQTLAGAAALVFLLLLAVLRAVSRSARQNAFEADEQARRADELEERLADLARTQAETIGRVQSMTEVLAQRQGDLARAVAERLDASSHRMGESLARASEATHENLVRLNERLALVDQARASLGELSGQVMSLRETLANKQARGAFGEGRLQAIVADALPRDSFAFQHTLSNGRRADCAIFLPGDRRPLLVDSKFPLEAITACREAQTAEARKPAEARLRTDVGRHVKDIAERYLVSGETQDVALMFVPSESVYGELHEHFDDLIQQAFRARVILVSPSLLMLAVQVVQAICKDARMREQADLIRTECGKLVADVVRLRDRVGNLQRHFGQLNEDVAQALTSADKIARRGERIEQLEFEADGPAGAPAPSDLFAADTLPTPPLRGAAE; encoded by the coding sequence ATGGATCAGATCGTGTTCACGCTTGGCACCCAGCCGGTGACGCTGGCGCAGACGCTGGCCGGTGCCGCTGCGCTCGTCTTTTTGCTGCTGCTCGCGGTACTGCGCGCCGTCTCGCGCAGCGCCCGGCAGAACGCCTTCGAGGCCGACGAGCAGGCCCGCCGCGCCGATGAACTGGAAGAGCGCCTCGCCGATCTCGCCCGCACCCAGGCGGAAACCATCGGCCGGGTGCAGTCCATGACAGAGGTACTGGCCCAGCGCCAGGGCGACCTCGCCCGCGCCGTGGCCGAGCGGCTCGACGCCTCCTCGCACCGCATGGGCGAGAGCCTGGCAAGGGCGAGCGAAGCCACGCACGAAAATCTCGTGCGGCTGAATGAGCGCCTCGCCCTTGTCGATCAGGCGCGGGCGAGCCTGGGCGAACTCTCCGGCCAGGTGATGAGCCTGCGCGAGACGCTGGCCAACAAGCAGGCGCGTGGCGCCTTCGGCGAGGGGCGGCTGCAGGCGATCGTCGCCGACGCCCTGCCGCGCGACAGCTTCGCCTTCCAGCACACGCTGAGCAATGGCCGCCGCGCCGATTGCGCCATCTTCCTGCCCGGCGACCGGCGCCCGCTGCTGGTCGATTCCAAATTCCCGCTGGAGGCGATCACCGCCTGTCGCGAGGCGCAGACGGCGGAGGCGCGCAAGCCGGCCGAGGCGCGGCTGCGCACCGATGTCGGCCGGCATGTGAAGGACATCGCCGAGCGCTATCTCGTCAGCGGCGAGACGCAGGATGTGGCGCTGATGTTTGTGCCTTCCGAATCCGTCTATGGCGAGTTGCACGAGCATTTCGACGACCTCATCCAGCAGGCGTTCCGCGCCCGCGTCATTCTCGTCTCGCCCTCGCTGCTGATGCTGGCGGTGCAGGTGGTACAGGCCATCTGCAAGGATGCGCGCATGCGCGAGCAGGCCGACCTCATCCGCACCGAGTGCGGCAAGCTGGTCGCCGATGTGGTGCGCCTGCGCGACCGGGTGGGCAATCTGCAGCGGCATTTCGGCCAGCTCAACGAGGATGTGGCGCAGGCGCTGACCTCCGCCGACAAGATCGCCCGGCGCGGGGAGCGCATCGAGCAGCTCGAATTCGAGGCGGACGGCCCGGCGGGCGCGCCCGCGCCGTCCGATCTCTTTGCGGCGGATACGCTGCCCACACCGCCGCTGCGGGGGGCGGCCGAGTGA
- the def gene encoding peptide deformylase, with protein sequence MSIRPLVILPDTRLRQLSDPVLRVDARVRAIVEDMFETMYDAPGIGLAAIQVGIPERIVTVDVGPRQAQADGAEDEEAEREKHPLALINPEIIASSEEMSVYAEGCLSIPEYYADVERPARVRVRYMDLNGETQEMDADGLLATCVQHEIDHLNGVLFIDHISKLKRDRVITKFTKLAKKERA encoded by the coding sequence ATGTCGATACGTCCGCTCGTGATCCTCCCCGATACCCGCCTGCGCCAGCTCTCCGATCCCGTGCTGCGCGTGGATGCGCGCGTGCGCGCCATCGTCGAGGACATGTTCGAGACCATGTATGACGCCCCTGGCATCGGGCTGGCGGCGATCCAGGTCGGCATTCCCGAGCGCATCGTCACCGTCGATGTCGGCCCGCGCCAGGCGCAGGCGGACGGCGCCGAGGACGAGGAGGCGGAGCGCGAGAAGCACCCGCTGGCGCTGATCAACCCGGAGATCATCGCCTCGTCGGAGGAGATGTCGGTCTATGCCGAGGGCTGCCTGTCGATCCCGGAATATTACGCCGATGTCGAGCGCCCGGCGCGGGTGAGGGTCCGCTATATGGACCTCAATGGCGAGACGCAGGAAATGGACGCCGACGGCCTGCTCGCCACCTGCGTGCAGCACGAGATCGACCATCTCAACGGCGTGCTGTTCATCGACCACATCTCCAAGCTCAAGCGCGACCGGGTGATCACCAAGTTCACCAAGCTGGCGAAGAAGGAGCGGGCCTGA